Genomic DNA from Desulfonema ishimotonii:
TTATACATGCGTGGAGCTGATGGATGAGAGGAATGCACCCCACTGCCGGCGGGCCAGGGCGGATGAGATCATCGTGGCCGGGGAACTGAGTACCAACCTGCTGGTTCAGGCGGCCCTGGACCACGGCATCACCCGGATGATTACCGAGCTGGTCAGCAACCATTACGGAGAGGATCTGTATAAGGTGAAAGTGCCGCAGCATCTGGTCGGGAAGACATTTTTTCAGGCCATGTGTGAACTCAAGGAACAAAACGACGTACTCTGCATGGGGCTTGAAAGCCGCAGCGGGCAGAAATTTATCGCCAATCCGGGCAAAGATCACAGGCTGGCCGATGAGGACCGGCTGATTGTCATCGCTTCGGAAAGACCGGAATTGTAGGGACGTATTGTAATACGCCCCCGCGCAAAATGGGATCTGAAAAGCGGAGCGGGCGGAAATTTATCGCCAACCCCGACAAAGACCACAGGTTGGCCGACGAAGACCGGCTGATTGTCATCGCTTTGAAAAGACCGGAACCGCAGGGGTGCAAAATACCCGGATGTTTGCGAATGCGTTTCCGGGGCATTGATCAACAGGTTTGACTACGATCATTTCGCAGCGCAGGGGAAAATGGCGGCCCGGCAGCCAATTGTATTTAAGCATGATTCAGCACTCGGCGACGCACCGGCCCACAAGCTGTTTGATCTTACAGATGCCAAACACCGGAATGACACAAAGCCGCCCCGATCATTCGGAGATTATGTTATCACCGTTGGGAAGGAGCCAAACGGTGTGACAATTGAGGAAAAAATATAGGTCGCGCTTGATGTGCGTGGATTGAAACGCTTATGACAAGGAGGTGTGTATGAGAGGAAAAGGGAATTTTGAACTGGTCAAGGCATATCTGGACGACATGGATATGGCCATCACGGAAGAGGATGTGGAAAACGAGCTGGTGGTGGTCGATAATGAGGATGAGGGCATCAAGAGCATGATCATCGACTGCGAGGAGCCGATTGTCATCATCGAGCAGCTGATTATGAAGGTCAGGCCGGATGATGCTGATTTCTTCAAACGCCTTCTCCAAATGAACCGGGAGCTTGTACACGGCGCATTTGTCCTGGATGAAACCGGGGAGATGCTGCTGTTCCGGGATACGCTTCAGCTTGAAAATCTGGATTACAATGAGCTTGAAGGCTCCGTCAAGTCTCTGAGTCTTGCCATGTCCGAATATGGCGCGGAACTGCTGACCCATGCTGCCGTCTGATCGGAAACCGCTTTTTCTTTATTTTTATCAGGGAGGATTTACCCATGTCATTCTTTTCGCGCATTTTCAGAATCGGACAGGCCGAGGCCCATTCCGTAATTGATAAGTTTGAGGACCCCATCAAAATGACCGAACAGGGCATCAGAGATCTGAAAAAAGACCTTCAGGGGGCCATGACCAGCCTGGCCGAGGTCAAGGCAATTGCCATCAGAACCCGGCGGGATGCGGATAACAAGAAGAAGCTGGCCGCAGATTATGAGCGGAAGGCGATGCTGCTGCTGCAAAAGGCCCAGGGGGGCACCCTGGACATGTCCGATGCCGAGCGGCTGGCAACGGAGGCGCTTGCCCAGAAAGAGCAGGTGGCCAATGAGGCCCTGCGGGTCTCCCAGGAAGCCGAGCGTCATGAGCAGATGGCCAACCAGCTTCAGGCCAATGTCAACAAGATCAAATCCTCTGTATCCACATATGAAAATGATCTGACAACGCTGAAGGCACGGGCCAGAACAGCGTCCTCCACAAAGAAAATCAACCAGCAGCTCGCCAAGGTGGATGCGTCCGGGACCATTGCCATGCTTGAAAAAATGAAGAGCAAGGTGGAAGAGGATGAATCCCTTGCCATTGCCTACGCCGATATGGCCACACCCGATAAAAGCATTGACAGGGAGATTGATTCAGCGCTTCAGGCCGGTCAGACGGCGACGACATCGGCCAGCCTGCTGGAACTTAAAAAGAAAATGGGTATTGAGTAAAAGGAGAACCTGATGGGCTGGAAAGACCTTCTCGGCTTCGGCAGAAAAGAGAACCCGGCGGACAAAGGGCCGGACCCCCTGCATGATCTGACGCTGTCCGGCCTTCAGGCCGGAGATATGGTCGATTTCGATCTCAAAACCTGGCAGGTTCAGGCGCGTCACCGCTACGACTGGGGCGGCGGCGATATCTCCTTTGAATGGCAGCTGAAAAGCCATGATGACGTGATATACCTTCAGAAGGACGCGGACGACGAAGCGGAATGGAGTATCAGCAGGCCCATCGCTTTTGGCAGGCTTGGGCCGGAAATCCGGGACTACCTCTCGGAACATGATGACCCGCCCGAAGAGATTGTTTTCGATGGCGTGACCTACTGCATCGAGGAAATGGCCGGGGGGCATTTTTACAAAGACGACCGGGGGCCGGGGAAAGAATTCCTGTCGTGGAGTTACGCCGATGATTCGGGGGAAAAATATCTTTCCATCGAGCAGTGGGGCGAAACGGAGTTTGAAGCCGCCGTCGGCGGCCCGGCAGAGGAATATCAGTTCACCAATATTCTGCCCGGATCGCACTGATACCGTTCGCATACCGGAGTGCATGAGCTGCGCTCATGCACTCCCCGCAGCCATCTCTATTCATCCGCCTCGGAAATTTCTTCCCTGGCCGCCCGGATTCTCTCCTGAAGATCCCGGCACGTTTTCGCAGTCTCTTTCAGAAGCGCCAGCGCCTCATCCTTGTCCACACCGTGTTCGCCGACCATCCGGGCCATCTCCGAAATATTTTCCGTATGCGTATCAAACCGCTCCATCAGGCCCGCATACAGGGCATCCGACACCGCATCGGCCAGTTTGAAAATATACTGGAACTTGATGTTTTCCCGGTAATCCCTGAAGTTGAAGAGTACCGACTTTTCCGTCTCATGCTTCAGCCGGGAAATCCCGTCTCTGAGGGCGAGCATTTCCCCCTCCACTTCGCTTCGGACCGGTTTTCTGAACAGCTTTTTGAAGAACAGCACGATCTGATACATGCCGAGTTTCATCACGGCTTCGGTTTTGATGGAAGCGGTATAGTGCATGGACGTGGCGGTCGGCGGCAGTCGGATCCCCGCAGCATCCCGTATCTCCGCCACATCGGTCAGATTTCCGTTTTCAGCGTCTTCCCGAAGCGGCGGAATCCCCAGCTGCCCCAGCGTTTTGTTATATTCGGTCAGCGCATCCTGCACCATCGTCTCATAGGGTCTGGCGATGGTGACGAAATATTCCCGGATATTCTCTTCCTGCTCGCGGATAAAGCGGATGACCTCGGGGTTGGCAGACTCGGCCATAAAGGTGTCCGCAGCCCGCTTTATTTCCTGAAAAACCAGGTACATGGTGGCGGAAAATCCGGTGGACACAATTTTGCTCTCATAGGTCTGCAAATCTGTCTCATAACCCTTGATAAACCGGATCACATTGGCGGGCATCCCGTATCTGGTATCAAAAAAGCGGTCCGTATCCGTGCGAAGGGAGCGCCTGATCTTCTGCACAGCGCCGTCAAGAGTGCTGCGGATCATCGACCGGAGCCGGTCTGTCTTTTTCCGGTGCGCCTCAAGGCCGGCGACCACCGCACTCACATCACAGGCGTCCCGTGTCAGGAGGTCCGCATTGACAGTGGCCCAGTGTTCAATCCCGGACGCGATAATGCCAAGACGCCTGAAGTGATTGCTCAGCAGCAGGGCATATCGCTCACGGGTCAGTTTGCGGCGGATGGCCGTTTCAAAGCGGCCGGACCCCTGATCGGAAAAACTTGCAAGGGGCGCGTCGCCTTTCCACTGGGCCAGGCGCAGGCTGTCTTTCACGGGCAGGTCTTTTTCCATGCACCGGAACAGGTTGAAAAGGGCGGAAAGCGCATAGATCTCCGGCTCCGGCCGGATCAGCGCCAGCTCATCCCGGACCTTTCCAAGCACCCGCTCCAGATCCGCCAGGGAATCGTGTTCGCTGAAGTCGAAATTGACCAGGAAGATGGCATTGTCAATGATCCCCATCTTCTTGATGCCGGACAGGAATTTAATATCGGCCTGCCGCAGACCGGTCCGGCTGCTGATGACATAGACGATCATGTGGGTCAGGCGCAGATAATCCTGAATCATGGCGAGGTGGAGGGGGTTGGGCGAATCACTTCCCTGGCAGTCGGCGATCTCGATATTCTCATCGGTCTCTCCGGCGTCTATTTCCAGCCGGACATCTCTGAGATAGACCGCCAGGGCATCATCCCCCACAAACGCCCTGTGTTCCCCGAAGGTCGCCCCCTCATATTGCCGGACCACGGTCTCATCGCCGAGAATATCCTTTACGCTGTCGTATCCTTTCAGACAGGCGCTGAGCAGAACGCAGTTCGTATTCAGGGTATCGTTGGCCAGCAACAGGTCGGTCTTCAGCGAATCAAGCGCCTGACCCAGTTCTTTCCGATCCGCCTCCTGCCGGATATCAAATGTCCCGTTTCCCGAACGCCAGTCTTTTCCCGGAAAGAGAACCAGCGCCTGTTCGATTTCCGAATTGACCGCCGCCCACGATTTAAACCAGAGTCTGGCTCTGAGCGCGTCGCTCCGGTGGATGCGGGTCACAATCGAGGTGACAACACCGGCCCCGCGTTTCAGGTAGTCGCCCCTGAAAAGTGAATTGACAAAGGTGCTTTTCCCGGACTTTATCGCGCCGACAACGGCCACCCGGAGCATTTCCTCGGCCACCCGTTCACGGATATCCCCGCAGATCTCCTCCCAGCTCTCAAAGGTGCGTGCGCCGGTTCCCGGCAACGTCTTTGCCTTTGAAATCAGAGCCATTATGTCCTGATTAATCTGCAACAGATCGTCTTTTAGAAGATTGTATTTTTCCATCTGAATTCCTGAATTTCAAAACCGGCATCCGGGTTGATCTCAACGTATGCCTGAATGTAAGTCACCGATCAAAGCGCGTGTGA
This window encodes:
- a CDS encoding YbjN domain-containing protein, producing the protein MRGKGNFELVKAYLDDMDMAITEEDVENELVVVDNEDEGIKSMIIDCEEPIVIIEQLIMKVRPDDADFFKRLLQMNRELVHGAFVLDETGEMLLFRDTLQLENLDYNELEGSVKSLSLAMSEYGAELLTHAAV
- a CDS encoding PspA/IM30 family protein, producing the protein MSFFSRIFRIGQAEAHSVIDKFEDPIKMTEQGIRDLKKDLQGAMTSLAEVKAIAIRTRRDADNKKKLAADYERKAMLLLQKAQGGTLDMSDAERLATEALAQKEQVANEALRVSQEAERHEQMANQLQANVNKIKSSVSTYENDLTTLKARARTASSTKKINQQLAKVDASGTIAMLEKMKSKVEEDESLAIAYADMATPDKSIDREIDSALQAGQTATTSASLLELKKKMGIE
- a CDS encoding DUF4178 domain-containing protein, whose translation is MGWKDLLGFGRKENPADKGPDPLHDLTLSGLQAGDMVDFDLKTWQVQARHRYDWGGGDISFEWQLKSHDDVIYLQKDADDEAEWSISRPIAFGRLGPEIRDYLSEHDDPPEEIVFDGVTYCIEEMAGGHFYKDDRGPGKEFLSWSYADDSGEKYLSIEQWGETEFEAAVGGPAEEYQFTNILPGSH
- a CDS encoding dynamin family protein, producing MEKYNLLKDDLLQINQDIMALISKAKTLPGTGARTFESWEEICGDIRERVAEEMLRVAVVGAIKSGKSTFVNSLFRGDYLKRGAGVVTSIVTRIHRSDALRARLWFKSWAAVNSEIEQALVLFPGKDWRSGNGTFDIRQEADRKELGQALDSLKTDLLLANDTLNTNCVLLSACLKGYDSVKDILGDETVVRQYEGATFGEHRAFVGDDALAVYLRDVRLEIDAGETDENIEIADCQGSDSPNPLHLAMIQDYLRLTHMIVYVISSRTGLRQADIKFLSGIKKMGIIDNAIFLVNFDFSEHDSLADLERVLGKVRDELALIRPEPEIYALSALFNLFRCMEKDLPVKDSLRLAQWKGDAPLASFSDQGSGRFETAIRRKLTRERYALLLSNHFRRLGIIASGIEHWATVNADLLTRDACDVSAVVAGLEAHRKKTDRLRSMIRSTLDGAVQKIRRSLRTDTDRFFDTRYGMPANVIRFIKGYETDLQTYESKIVSTGFSATMYLVFQEIKRAADTFMAESANPEVIRFIREQEENIREYFVTIARPYETMVQDALTEYNKTLGQLGIPPLREDAENGNLTDVAEIRDAAGIRLPPTATSMHYTASIKTEAVMKLGMYQIVLFFKKLFRKPVRSEVEGEMLALRDGISRLKHETEKSVLFNFRDYRENIKFQYIFKLADAVSDALYAGLMERFDTHTENISEMARMVGEHGVDKDEALALLKETAKTCRDLQERIRAAREEISEADE